A stretch of the Tolypothrix sp. NIES-4075 genome encodes the following:
- a CDS encoding MFS transporter: protein MISENSYNPDTPIVKSTLMMSSTLIVFAAATLTPALPAMQNHFADIENAGLLVKLVVAIPSLFILIGAPLVGILVDKVGRKSVLVVSIILFGLFGTVGFFIPSLLGILITRAFLGLAIAGITTTVTTLIGDYYSGQTRIELLGLQAAFIGIGAVIALVIGGVLADFNWRNPFLIHLLAFLVLPLILFALQEPQRLATLQQASTESAEETPNQLSQEQSQPQSKNIDVPVKLLAFIFATALIGEVALYLVPLDLPFYLQAITDTNAKQNSLAIAAMTLFFIIGSLLFPKVKQKLDYLTTLVLSLALMGISYEIVGFVNNYILVLLGLTITGLGAGFLVPNLDAWLTASVPGSYRGRAVGGLTAATFLGQFLSPIVSQPVIENLGLDMATAYGLIYILSGSLLIIFLSVILIAVLIKKQEWQVNSQE from the coding sequence ATGATAAGTGAAAATTCATACAATCCCGATACCCCGATTGTGAAATCAACCTTGATGATGTCAAGTACGCTAATTGTTTTTGCAGCAGCAACTTTGACACCGGCTTTACCGGCAATGCAAAATCACTTTGCAGACATAGAAAATGCTGGATTGTTGGTAAAACTGGTTGTGGCTATCCCTTCTTTGTTTATACTTATAGGCGCACCACTGGTAGGGATACTCGTCGATAAAGTGGGACGAAAATCGGTACTGGTGGTTTCGATTATTCTTTTCGGCTTGTTTGGAACTGTAGGGTTCTTTATTCCTTCACTGTTAGGTATTCTAATTACTCGCGCTTTCTTAGGTTTGGCAATAGCGGGAATTACCACCACTGTGACAACATTAATTGGTGACTATTATTCTGGACAGACACGAATTGAGTTGCTAGGTTTACAAGCTGCGTTTATTGGCATAGGAGCTGTCATCGCTCTGGTAATTGGTGGTGTTTTAGCCGATTTTAATTGGCGTAACCCTTTCTTAATCCATTTATTGGCTTTTTTGGTATTGCCGTTGATCTTATTCGCATTGCAAGAACCACAAAGATTGGCAACTCTTCAACAAGCATCAACAGAATCTGCCGAGGAGACACCAAATCAACTCAGTCAAGAACAGTCTCAGCCCCAGTCTAAGAATATAGATGTACCTGTTAAATTGTTGGCATTTATTTTCGCTACTGCGCTGATAGGAGAAGTTGCGTTATATCTAGTTCCTCTGGACTTGCCATTTTACCTGCAAGCCATCACTGATACCAATGCTAAACAGAATAGTCTAGCGATCGCTGCAATGACACTGTTTTTCATTATCGGTTCATTATTATTTCCCAAGGTAAAACAAAAGTTGGATTACTTGACTACGCTTGTGTTATCCCTTGCTCTTATGGGTATTAGTTATGAAATAGTTGGCTTCGTCAACAATTATATATTGGTATTGCTGGGGTTGACCATCACTGGATTAGGAGCTGGGTTTTTGGTTCCCAATTTAGACGCTTGGCTGACAGCCTCAGTACCAGGCAGTTATCGCGGACGTGCTGTAGGAGGGCTAACAGCAGCGACATTTCTGGGGCAGTTTTTGTCACCAATCGTCAGCCAACCAGTGATTGAAAACCTAGGTTTAGATATGGCTACTGCCTATGGATTGATCTACATTCTATCAGGTAGCTTGTTGATTATATTCCTCAGCGTTATCTTGATCGCAGTGCTGATTAAAAAACAGGAATGGCAAGTAAATTCCCAAGAGTGA
- the queD gene encoding 6-carboxytetrahydropterin synthase QueD, with amino-acid sequence MTNNQWLLAKEFRFEAAHQLPYHDGKCARLHGHSWRGVVYVAGGELVEKGAKQGMLIDYSDIKTYLKPLVENYLDHYHLNESTGLESPTSEQIAAWIYEKLEAAGLPGLLAVRIDETCTSICMYSKNRIAGWLNSGIDLNLHHSRSEEAVGINLTSIM; translated from the coding sequence ATGACAAACAATCAGTGGCTACTAGCTAAAGAATTCCGGTTTGAAGCAGCTCATCAGCTACCTTACCATGATGGAAAATGCGCTAGGTTACACGGACATAGTTGGCGTGGAGTAGTTTATGTAGCTGGCGGCGAATTGGTGGAAAAAGGTGCTAAACAAGGTATGCTGATTGATTATTCAGATATCAAGACTTATCTTAAACCTTTAGTCGAAAATTATTTAGATCATTATCATTTAAATGAGTCTACAGGTTTGGAATCACCAACCAGCGAACAAATTGCTGCTTGGATATATGAAAAATTAGAGGCAGCAGGATTACCAGGGTTACTAGCGGTAAGAATTGATGAAACCTGCACCTCCATTTGCATGTACTCTAAAAATCGCATAGCTGGCTGGCTGAATTCAGGAATAGATTTAAATTTACACCACTCTCGCTCAGAAGAGGCAGTTGGGATTAATTTAACAAGCATCATGTAA
- a CDS encoding 7-carboxy-7-deazaguanine synthase QueE gives MLDIKTGSTIVQILEIKLPIHETFQSTVQGEGYWTGSLVDFIRLSGCPVGCPWCDTGYGDGGAKLPRKERSIQELLAELKSPRVVISGGEPFIQKHLPDLVQALLAAGKEVCIETSGSFWQEISPAAWITLSPKGHVNPRYPVQKQFWSRANEVKIVIGTGTEVDFYQEHLSAQSNLPVYLQPEWNNSAKTLPLILQLLQQKPHYRLSLQTHKYIGVQ, from the coding sequence ATGTTAGATATCAAGACTGGATCAACAATTGTACAAATCTTAGAGATCAAGCTACCAATTCACGAAACTTTTCAGAGTACAGTTCAAGGTGAAGGATACTGGACTGGTTCTTTGGTAGACTTTATTCGCTTGTCTGGATGTCCGGTGGGCTGCCCTTGGTGCGACACTGGTTATGGTGATGGTGGTGCCAAATTACCGCGAAAGGAACGCTCTATCCAGGAACTTTTAGCGGAGCTAAAATCTCCCAGAGTCGTAATCAGTGGTGGAGAGCCATTCATTCAAAAGCATTTACCTGACTTAGTGCAAGCTCTCTTGGCAGCAGGCAAGGAAGTCTGTATTGAAACCTCTGGATCTTTTTGGCAAGAAATCTCTCCTGCGGCTTGGATTACTTTATCTCCTAAGGGACACGTTAACCCTAGATACCCAGTCCAAAAGCAGTTTTGGAGTCGGGCAAATGAAGTGAAGATAGTGATAGGAACTGGTACAGAAGTTGACTTCTACCAAGAACATCTATCTGCTCAATCTAACCTGCCTGTTTACTTGCAACCTGAATGGAACAATTCAGCAAAAACCCTTCCTTTAATTTTACAATTGCTACAACAAAAACCTCATTACAGGCTTTCTTTGCAAACACATAAATATATCGGAGTCCAATGA